A genomic region of Arachis stenosperma cultivar V10309 chromosome 9, arast.V10309.gnm1.PFL2, whole genome shotgun sequence contains the following coding sequences:
- the LOC130951832 gene encoding nuclear transport factor 2 isoform X1 has protein sequence MAASEQQVPSRTSPPAHIVGSAFVDQYYHMLHESPELVHRFYQDVSKFGRPEENGIMGITTTMEDINKKILSLGYGELSVEIMSVDAQESYGGGVLVLVTGFIKGEDKIKQKFTQCFFLAPQEKGYFVLNDILRYVNDNESQGCAHDSKSPVTSDHVEDPSVRVMHASEQISKIAVVSDREEAFNMENGEGSAEEAEALIPEVFDENPDDSKPIAGSASSNERVPKKSYASIVKVMRKSEKPSSTAATSVATFTKSQEQQGTLSPPPSRSEANGSETNTKEIANIQEAEAEGYSIHVKGLSPNTTPSLLESVFKKFGPIKNGGIQVRSQKGFCFGFVEFEVASAAQSALEASPILIEGHQVLVEEKRSTTRVNSRGRFPSGRRPGYRNEGARERGTYGNGRSYGRGDPNTKGEFGGYRNVNQGGFLHHGGDRYQRNNHPGANGGRRNRSGGFSGTAAVKTTDARVAASA, from the exons ATGGCCGCATCGGAGCAGCAAGTTCCATCTAGAACTTCTCCACCTGCTCATATT GTTGGAAGTGCCTTTGTTGATCAGTATTACCATATGCTGCACGAGAGCCCTGAGCTCGTGCATCGCTTTTACCAGGATGTCAGCAAGTTTGGCCGCCCTGAGGAAAATGGCATAATGGGAATTACAACCACAATGGAG GATATTAATAAGAAGATATTATCTTTGGGTTATGGTGAACTCAGTGTGGAAATTATGTCTGTTGATGCCCAAGAATCTTATGGTGGGGGTGTCCTTGTCCTGGTCACTGGGTTTATAAAAGGAGAGGACAAGATTAAGCAGAAATTTACTCAATGTTTCTTCCTTGCACCTCAAGAGAAAGGTTACTTTGTTTTGAATGATATTTTGCGATATGTTAATGACAATGAATCCCAAGGGTGTGCTCATGATTCCAAATCTCCAGTGACTTCTGACCATG TGGAAGATCCTTCTGTACGGGTGATGCATGCTTCAGAGCAAATATCCAAGATAGCTGTGGTTAGTGATAGGGAGGAAGCATTCAATATGGAAAATGGGGAAGGTTCAGCTGAAGAAGCGGAAGCTCTGATACCTGAAGTTTTTGATGAAAACCCTGATGATTCAAAGCCCATAGCTGGATCAGCATCTTCCAACGAGAGAGTTCCAAAGAAGTCATATGCCTCCATT GTTAAGGTGATGAGGAAGAGTGAAAAACCATCTTCTACAGCCGCAACCTCTGTGGCTACATTCACCAAGAGCCAAGAGCAACAAGGTACTCTATCTCCGCCACCCAGTCGTTCAGAAGCAAATGGTTCCGAGACAAATACTAAAGAAATTGCAAACATTCAAGAAGCTGAAG CTGAGGGTTATTCTATTCATGTGAAAGGGCTATCACCCAACACTACACCTTCCCTCCTGGAGAGTGTGTTCAAGAAGTTTGGACCTATTAAGAATGGTGGTATCCAAGTTAGATCACAAAAG GGATTTTGCTTTGGCTTTGTGGAGTTTGAAGTAGCAAGTGCTGCCCAAAGTGCACTtgag GCATCACCTATTCTGATTGAAGGGCACCAAGTTTTGGTTGAGGAAAAGAGATCAACAACTCGAG TGAATAGCAGGGGGCGATTCCCATCTGGAAGGAGGCCAGGATACAGGAATGAAGGAGCAAGAGAACGGGGAACCTATGGAAATGGGAGAAGCTATGGCCGAGGCGACCCTAACACAAAGGGTGAATTTGGTGGGTATAGGAATGTTAATCAGGGTGGGTTTCTACATCATGGAGGTGACAGGTACCAGCGAAATAATCATCCTGGAGCAAATGGTGGACGGAGGAATCGAAGTGGTGGGTTTTCTGGTACTGCGGCAGTCAAAACTACGGACGCTCGTGTTGCTGCTTCTGCTTGA
- the LOC130951832 gene encoding nuclear transport factor 2 isoform X2 — protein sequence MAASEQQVPSRTSPPAHIVGSAFVDQYYHMLHESPELVHRFYQDVSKFGRPEENGIMGITTTMEDINKKILSLGYGELSVEIMSVDAQESYGGGVLVLVTGFIKGEDKIKQKFTQCFFLAPQEKGYFVLNDILRYVNDNESQGCAHDSKSPVTSDHVEDPSVRVMHASEQISKIAVVSDREEAFNMENGEGSAEEAEALIPEVFDENPDDSKPIAGSASSNERVPKKSYASIVMRKSEKPSSTAATSVATFTKSQEQQGTLSPPPSRSEANGSETNTKEIANIQEAEAEGYSIHVKGLSPNTTPSLLESVFKKFGPIKNGGIQVRSQKGFCFGFVEFEVASAAQSALEASPILIEGHQVLVEEKRSTTRVNSRGRFPSGRRPGYRNEGARERGTYGNGRSYGRGDPNTKGEFGGYRNVNQGGFLHHGGDRYQRNNHPGANGGRRNRSGGFSGTAAVKTTDARVAASA from the exons ATGGCCGCATCGGAGCAGCAAGTTCCATCTAGAACTTCTCCACCTGCTCATATT GTTGGAAGTGCCTTTGTTGATCAGTATTACCATATGCTGCACGAGAGCCCTGAGCTCGTGCATCGCTTTTACCAGGATGTCAGCAAGTTTGGCCGCCCTGAGGAAAATGGCATAATGGGAATTACAACCACAATGGAG GATATTAATAAGAAGATATTATCTTTGGGTTATGGTGAACTCAGTGTGGAAATTATGTCTGTTGATGCCCAAGAATCTTATGGTGGGGGTGTCCTTGTCCTGGTCACTGGGTTTATAAAAGGAGAGGACAAGATTAAGCAGAAATTTACTCAATGTTTCTTCCTTGCACCTCAAGAGAAAGGTTACTTTGTTTTGAATGATATTTTGCGATATGTTAATGACAATGAATCCCAAGGGTGTGCTCATGATTCCAAATCTCCAGTGACTTCTGACCATG TGGAAGATCCTTCTGTACGGGTGATGCATGCTTCAGAGCAAATATCCAAGATAGCTGTGGTTAGTGATAGGGAGGAAGCATTCAATATGGAAAATGGGGAAGGTTCAGCTGAAGAAGCGGAAGCTCTGATACCTGAAGTTTTTGATGAAAACCCTGATGATTCAAAGCCCATAGCTGGATCAGCATCTTCCAACGAGAGAGTTCCAAAGAAGTCATATGCCTCCATT GTGATGAGGAAGAGTGAAAAACCATCTTCTACAGCCGCAACCTCTGTGGCTACATTCACCAAGAGCCAAGAGCAACAAGGTACTCTATCTCCGCCACCCAGTCGTTCAGAAGCAAATGGTTCCGAGACAAATACTAAAGAAATTGCAAACATTCAAGAAGCTGAAG CTGAGGGTTATTCTATTCATGTGAAAGGGCTATCACCCAACACTACACCTTCCCTCCTGGAGAGTGTGTTCAAGAAGTTTGGACCTATTAAGAATGGTGGTATCCAAGTTAGATCACAAAAG GGATTTTGCTTTGGCTTTGTGGAGTTTGAAGTAGCAAGTGCTGCCCAAAGTGCACTtgag GCATCACCTATTCTGATTGAAGGGCACCAAGTTTTGGTTGAGGAAAAGAGATCAACAACTCGAG TGAATAGCAGGGGGCGATTCCCATCTGGAAGGAGGCCAGGATACAGGAATGAAGGAGCAAGAGAACGGGGAACCTATGGAAATGGGAGAAGCTATGGCCGAGGCGACCCTAACACAAAGGGTGAATTTGGTGGGTATAGGAATGTTAATCAGGGTGGGTTTCTACATCATGGAGGTGACAGGTACCAGCGAAATAATCATCCTGGAGCAAATGGTGGACGGAGGAATCGAAGTGGTGGGTTTTCTGGTACTGCGGCAGTCAAAACTACGGACGCTCGTGTTGCTGCTTCTGCTTGA